One window of Phycisphaeraceae bacterium genomic DNA carries:
- a CDS encoding bifunctional folylpolyglutamate synthase/dihydrofolate synthase — protein MAPSKKSSSRRETKKPERPAKKRRHSLLRVIQKENTKPTPAIGPGFEGFADLDETIRFLYSRTNVEALNPKKVPSQIWKLDRMFALMEALGNPHRSFKSVHIAGSKGKGSVCEMTSAALIGCGLTTGLYTSPHIADIRERIRLNGEMISEQEFVSLVSDVAIAADSIRRRWGQATFFELMTAAAFVHFAQEAVDVAVIEVGLGGRLDSTNVITPEVCAITSIQLEHTHILGDTLDKIAREKAGIVKPGVPILTIPQQKPVVLEAIKEVALREGAPIAVIGQTIEFSSRFETTSRLGAHMRVSLATPRVQFEHVAVPLRGEHQAMNCGLALAILDRLKERGVAISERLAAAGLAKTPNPARMEQIYSQPRIIVDGAHNPESIHALMKSLGAHVKYDSLIVIFGCATDKDIGGMLTRLGTGADKIIFTKAEGNSRAADPRELQRRFTENQGKMTQLAPTLKEAINMAAKAAQKDDLICITGSFYLAGEAKKLMAAKKSASAAVQVAARPSALSARK, from the coding sequence ATGGCCCCATCAAAGAAGTCAAGTTCGCGCCGAGAGACGAAGAAGCCCGAGAGGCCAGCGAAGAAACGGCGCCATTCCCTGCTTCGGGTCATTCAGAAGGAAAACACGAAACCGACGCCTGCAATCGGCCCCGGATTCGAAGGCTTTGCCGATCTCGACGAGACGATCCGCTTCCTCTATAGCCGGACGAACGTCGAAGCCCTCAATCCGAAGAAAGTGCCGTCGCAAATCTGGAAACTGGACCGGATGTTTGCGCTCATGGAGGCGCTGGGGAATCCGCACCGTTCATTCAAGAGCGTTCACATCGCCGGCAGCAAGGGCAAGGGCAGCGTGTGCGAAATGACGAGTGCGGCGCTCATCGGCTGCGGCCTCACGACCGGCTTGTACACGAGCCCCCACATCGCCGATATCCGCGAACGCATTCGATTGAACGGCGAGATGATTTCCGAGCAGGAATTTGTTTCGCTCGTCTCCGATGTCGCGATCGCCGCCGACTCGATCCGACGACGGTGGGGCCAGGCAACTTTCTTCGAGCTCATGACCGCCGCGGCATTCGTGCACTTTGCGCAAGAGGCTGTCGACGTCGCCGTCATCGAGGTCGGACTGGGCGGAAGACTCGATTCAACGAATGTCATCACGCCCGAAGTCTGCGCGATCACGTCGATTCAGCTCGAGCACACGCACATCCTCGGCGACACACTCGACAAGATCGCGCGGGAAAAGGCGGGTATCGTCAAGCCCGGCGTGCCGATCCTGACCATCCCGCAGCAGAAGCCCGTTGTGCTGGAGGCCATCAAGGAAGTTGCGCTGCGTGAGGGCGCCCCGATCGCCGTGATCGGGCAGACCATCGAATTCTCGAGCCGTTTCGAGACGACGTCTCGACTGGGCGCGCACATGCGGGTCTCTCTCGCGACGCCGCGCGTTCAATTCGAACACGTGGCCGTGCCGCTCCGCGGAGAGCACCAGGCGATGAACTGCGGGCTTGCGCTCGCAATTCTCGATCGGCTCAAGGAAAGAGGCGTCGCGATCAGCGAGCGTCTGGCCGCGGCAGGCCTGGCGAAGACGCCGAATCCGGCGCGGATGGAGCAGATCTATTCCCAGCCGCGGATTATCGTGGACGGCGCACACAACCCCGAGTCGATTCACGCACTCATGAAGTCTCTCGGCGCGCACGTGAAGTACGACTCGCTCATCGTCATCTTCGGATGCGCCACCGACAAGGACATCGGCGGGATGTTGACGCGACTCGGTACCGGTGCCGACAAGATCATCTTCACCAAAGCGGAGGGAAATTCTCGCGCCGCAGATCCGCGCGAACTGCAGAGGCGATTTACCGAGAATCAGGGCAAAATGACGCAGCTTGCGCCGACGCTGAAAGAGGCGATCAACATGGCCGCCAAAGCGGCGCAGAAGGATGACTTGATCTGCATTACCGGGTCCTTCTATCTTGCGGGTGAGGCGAAGAAACTCATGGCCGCCAAGAAATCGGCCAGCGCCGCTGTACAGGTCGCCGCCCGCCCGTCCGCGCTCTCCGCCCGCAAGTAA
- a CDS encoding glycosyltransferase family 1 protein, protein MRVLIGTLGSAGDTHPYVAIGEELIRRGHVVAMLANPHFEGRIRSVGIEFIPLGEEEDFLSVLHDPRLAQEGKSPFLVIEALFNKSVEPSYHATQEAISSFRPDVLLRHHILFAARWAAEEHHIPVATGVLTPSMWFHPAEPMVLRSFLPHWIQKSLGRAIREGGRLALRWFIDRPVNRARDRLGLPAIRDVFFRETRGGENVLGLWSRHFRPALSGDPAGSKVCGYCFFDRAGGAEDRSLDPSLDRFLCDCEDRGKLPIAFTLGTTIVHHAQDFFGVAVEACRQIGRPAVLLVGRGESGPRAGGESDVFVAPYAPHSLLMPRAAASVHHAGAGSSSQALRSGKPSVAIPFVNDEFDIAYRMSKLGVALEVPASRMRSRRAVRILADALRQVVDSPIFPDRASRLGERIRAESGEKHAADSVELIANT, encoded by the coding sequence GTGAGAGTCCTTATTGGCACACTCGGCTCGGCGGGCGATACTCACCCGTACGTCGCTATCGGCGAAGAGTTGATCCGGCGGGGTCACGTGGTCGCCATGCTCGCCAATCCACACTTTGAGGGTCGAATCCGATCGGTCGGGATTGAGTTCATTCCTCTCGGTGAGGAAGAGGACTTTCTCAGCGTGTTGCACGATCCCCGGCTCGCGCAGGAGGGAAAGAGTCCGTTTCTGGTCATCGAAGCGCTCTTCAACAAGTCGGTTGAGCCTTCGTATCACGCCACACAAGAGGCGATCTCGTCGTTTCGTCCGGATGTGCTGCTGCGGCACCACATTCTCTTCGCCGCGCGTTGGGCGGCCGAGGAGCACCACATCCCGGTTGCGACCGGAGTGCTCACGCCGTCGATGTGGTTTCACCCGGCCGAACCGATGGTGCTCCGATCGTTTCTACCCCATTGGATTCAGAAGTCGCTAGGGCGCGCGATTCGCGAGGGTGGCCGGCTCGCACTCCGGTGGTTCATCGATCGACCGGTGAACCGGGCGCGAGACCGGCTTGGATTGCCGGCGATTCGGGATGTGTTCTTCAGGGAAACCCGCGGCGGAGAAAACGTGCTCGGGCTCTGGTCTCGACACTTCCGACCGGCGCTCTCGGGCGATCCGGCAGGTTCGAAAGTGTGCGGGTATTGCTTCTTTGATCGGGCTGGTGGAGCGGAAGACCGATCGCTCGACCCGAGCCTCGATCGATTCCTCTGCGATTGCGAAGATCGTGGGAAACTGCCGATCGCGTTCACGCTCGGGACAACAATCGTGCATCACGCGCAAGACTTCTTTGGCGTGGCGGTGGAGGCGTGCCGGCAAATCGGGCGACCGGCGGTGCTTCTGGTTGGTCGCGGCGAATCAGGGCCGAGAGCTGGCGGGGAATCGGACGTGTTCGTCGCTCCGTATGCGCCCCACTCGTTGCTGATGCCGCGAGCGGCAGCGTCGGTTCACCACGCCGGCGCCGGATCTTCGTCTCAGGCGCTTCGAAGCGGCAAGCCGAGCGTGGCAATTCCCTTCGTCAACGACGAATTCGACATCGCGTATCGGATGAGCAAACTCGGGGTTGCGCTCGAGGTTCCGGCGTCGCGAATGCGATCGAGAAGAGCGGTCCGCATTCTTGCGGATGCGCTCCGGCAAGTGGTGGATTCACCGATATTTCCGGATCGGGCAAGCCGGCTTGGCGAAAGAATTCGGGCGGAATCTGGCGAAAAACATGCAGCCGATTCTGTGGAATTGATCGCAAATACCTAG
- a CDS encoding SpoIIE family protein phosphatase gives MATTAISTKPLRLSVVAGPAMENLEIAPDKQTVLGRAGIADIRLLDETVSRRHAQLALRADSWLITDLESRHGTTLNGVQLAPNAPAPLQHGDMIRIGPWIFRVLLQGGGPTTSIVATTDDAGGSISRVQRVPESELSLRAQERLDLLIDAAAGIAGADSEITLADAVLDVLVKATSFPRAAFIKRVGDSDAVELVGYKGVEAASATPIPGATGATNVKPTEGGFPSTFSRTAAAKAFSPSRSLIRAASEGQVVRIDAGSSANYGQSIIDMGIHSAICAPVMVGPNAAAYLYLDSRGGEDAVAPDSAAFCQALSKICGLAMAKISAMALADRQKKLEADLQAARDAQSLIMPVPTARVGAITYAMHSEPGRIVAGDLFDVIALEPSNPHGKVAVLLGDVAGKGVGAALRMATAQAFINAMLKHTSDPAQVMNATNRHLASRCDAGQFISIWFGIFDPRPAGEGGGTLTIVDAGHGYWLLMPPGHEPQRVETVGGVPIGVDPDYCYTAETVQIKPGTRIILYSDGVHEQPSPAGDEFGLQRTVAALSSSTNPEEDVVNLVQSVKAHAAPQLVAQAAQGPFAAAPTVNLADDVTVASVLISE, from the coding sequence TTGGCCACTACCGCGATCAGTACCAAACCCCTTCGACTGTCGGTCGTCGCCGGGCCGGCGATGGAGAATCTGGAGATCGCGCCGGACAAACAGACGGTTCTCGGGCGGGCCGGGATCGCGGATATCCGGTTGCTGGACGAGACGGTTTCGCGCAGGCATGCGCAGCTTGCCCTCAGGGCCGACTCCTGGCTCATCACCGACCTTGAAAGCAGGCACGGGACCACGCTCAACGGCGTCCAACTCGCGCCCAATGCACCGGCGCCGCTCCAACACGGCGACATGATCCGAATCGGACCGTGGATCTTCCGTGTTCTGCTTCAGGGGGGAGGACCGACTACCAGCATCGTCGCGACAACCGACGATGCCGGCGGAAGCATCAGTCGGGTGCAGCGGGTGCCCGAGAGCGAACTTTCGCTGCGAGCACAGGAACGCCTCGACCTGCTCATCGATGCCGCGGCGGGTATCGCGGGCGCGGACTCAGAAATTACTCTTGCCGATGCCGTTCTCGACGTGCTTGTCAAAGCAACGAGTTTCCCGCGTGCCGCGTTCATCAAGCGTGTCGGAGATTCGGATGCGGTTGAGCTTGTCGGCTACAAGGGAGTCGAGGCGGCGTCCGCCACGCCGATTCCGGGCGCGACCGGCGCGACGAATGTGAAACCGACCGAGGGTGGTTTTCCGAGCACGTTCTCGCGCACGGCTGCGGCGAAAGCGTTCTCACCCAGCCGCTCGCTCATCCGCGCCGCGAGCGAGGGCCAAGTTGTGCGCATCGACGCGGGAAGCAGCGCCAACTACGGGCAGTCGATCATCGACATGGGAATCCACAGCGCGATCTGCGCGCCGGTCATGGTTGGGCCTAATGCCGCGGCGTACCTCTACCTCGATAGCCGCGGCGGCGAAGACGCGGTGGCGCCCGATTCGGCGGCGTTCTGTCAGGCGCTCTCGAAAATCTGCGGCCTGGCCATGGCCAAGATCAGCGCGATGGCCCTCGCGGATCGGCAGAAGAAGCTCGAAGCGGACCTGCAGGCCGCACGCGATGCCCAGAGCCTGATCATGCCGGTTCCGACGGCTCGCGTCGGCGCGATTACGTACGCCATGCACAGCGAACCGGGCCGGATCGTGGCCGGCGATTTGTTTGACGTTATCGCCCTCGAGCCGAGCAACCCGCACGGGAAGGTTGCGGTGCTGCTCGGTGACGTCGCGGGCAAGGGTGTCGGTGCGGCGCTCCGGATGGCGACGGCACAGGCGTTCATCAACGCCATGCTCAAGCACACGAGCGATCCCGCTCAAGTGATGAACGCAACCAACCGTCACCTCGCTTCGCGCTGCGACGCCGGGCAGTTCATTTCAATCTGGTTCGGGATTTTCGATCCGCGCCCCGCCGGTGAAGGAGGCGGCACGCTGACGATCGTCGACGCCGGCCACGGCTACTGGCTGCTGATGCCGCCGGGACACGAACCGCAGCGCGTCGAAACCGTCGGCGGAGTTCCGATCGGCGTCGACCCCGACTATTGCTATACCGCCGAGACCGTGCAGATCAAACCGGGCACGCGCATCATTCTGTACAGCGACGGTGTGCACGAACAGCCTTCGCCGGCGGGCGACGAGTTCGGTCTTCAGAGGACGGTGGCGGCGCTGTCGAGCAGTACAAACCCGGAAGAAGACGTTGTGAACCTGGTGCAGTCGGTCAAGGCCCACGCGGCGCCGCAGCTTGTGGCGCAGGCGGCGCAGGGACCATTTGCCGCGGCTCCGACCGTGAATCTCGCGGACGATGTGACGGTCGCGAGCGTACTGATCTCGGAATAG
- a CDS encoding ABC transporter ATP-binding protein: MLSVDNLQVNYGAIRALHGISLRVEKGEIVTLIGSNGAGKTTTLRAISGLVRSSGGSVSYEGHDITRVRPHELVRMGIAHSPEGRGVFANLTVEDNLDLGAYARSDAAGIAHDKEKGLALFPRLRERIDQLAGTLSGGEQQMLAIARALMARPQLLLLDEPSLGLAPQVVTTIFQIIREINASGTTILLVEQNAHMALKVAHRAYVLEVGEIAMEGPATQLAASDEVRKAYLGVG, encoded by the coding sequence GTGCTTTCTGTCGACAATCTCCAAGTGAATTACGGCGCTATCCGCGCACTCCACGGCATCTCGCTGCGCGTCGAGAAAGGCGAGATCGTCACGCTCATCGGGAGTAACGGCGCCGGCAAGACGACCACGCTGCGTGCGATCTCGGGATTGGTGCGCTCGAGCGGCGGTTCGGTCAGCTACGAGGGCCACGACATCACGCGGGTCCGGCCGCACGAACTGGTGCGCATGGGCATCGCTCACTCCCCGGAAGGGCGGGGCGTGTTTGCGAACCTGACGGTCGAAGACAATCTGGATCTCGGCGCGTACGCGCGGAGCGACGCGGCGGGGATCGCGCACGACAAGGAAAAGGGGCTTGCGCTCTTCCCCAGGCTCCGCGAGCGCATCGATCAACTGGCGGGAACACTTTCCGGAGGCGAGCAGCAGATGCTCGCGATCGCGCGTGCGCTGATGGCCCGTCCGCAGCTCCTCTTACTCGACGAACCATCGCTCGGTCTTGCGCCTCAGGTCGTCACGACGATTTTCCAGATTATCCGCGAGATCAACGCCTCGGGAACGACGATTCTGCTGGTCGAACAGAATGCGCACATGGCCCTCAAGGTCGCGCACCGGGCGTATGTTCTGGAAGTGGGGGAGATCGCGATGGAGGGCCCGGCCACGCAGCTCGCCGCGAGCGACGAGGTCCGCAAGGCGTACCTTGGCGTCGGTTAG
- a CDS encoding pyridoxine 5'-phosphate synthase, producing MPLLGVNVDHVATIRQARYRSGPGGSAGYGEPDVVPAAAAAVRGGAECITLHLREDRRHVIDRDVEQTRDACHVKFNLEMAGTVEMQSIALRHRVDQVTLVPEGRQEVTTEGGLAVAGKVDHWKAFLAPLKESGIVTSAFITPDPEQAEAAAAAGFDALELHTGAFAHAWIDRDGAGGETYRKARESLVRCVRDFSDALRIHAGHALNYQNTPDLLSLPGARSDIRELHIGHSIVSRAVFVGLEQAVREMKRLVG from the coding sequence ATGCCGCTGCTCGGAGTCAATGTGGACCATGTCGCGACGATCCGCCAAGCCCGCTATCGCAGCGGGCCGGGCGGGAGCGCGGGATACGGCGAACCGGATGTCGTCCCTGCGGCGGCCGCCGCGGTCCGCGGAGGTGCGGAATGCATCACACTCCACCTGCGAGAGGATCGTCGCCACGTCATTGATCGGGATGTGGAACAAACAAGAGACGCGTGCCATGTCAAGTTCAATCTCGAAATGGCGGGGACGGTCGAAATGCAGTCGATTGCCCTGCGGCATCGTGTCGATCAGGTGACCCTGGTTCCTGAAGGCCGACAGGAGGTGACCACCGAGGGCGGCTTGGCGGTCGCCGGAAAAGTAGATCACTGGAAGGCATTTCTGGCGCCGCTCAAGGAATCGGGCATCGTAACCAGCGCGTTCATCACCCCGGATCCGGAGCAGGCTGAGGCCGCCGCGGCAGCGGGATTCGACGCGCTCGAGCTGCACACCGGGGCGTTTGCGCACGCGTGGATCGATCGCGATGGCGCGGGAGGCGAGACGTATCGGAAAGCACGCGAGTCGCTCGTTCGATGTGTGCGCGACTTCTCCGATGCGCTCCGCATCCATGCCGGGCACGCCCTGAATTATCAGAACACGCCGGATCTGCTGTCTCTGCCGGGTGCCCGCTCGGATATCCGGGAACTGCACATCGGACACTCGATTGTGTCGCGCGCGGTCTTTGTTGGGCTTGAACAAGCCGTACGCGAAATGAAAAGGCTTGTGGGATAA
- a CDS encoding leucine--tRNA ligase has translation MSQQAETPTRDAEFPHRYNAAFADDIEARWQQYWETNHTFRQPNPGEAGFDSSRPKFYCLDMFPYPSGAGLHVGHPEGYTATDIVCRFKKLNGFNVLHPMGWDAFGLPAEQYAIQTGVHPAITTKKAIDNFRRQLKRFGFCYDWSREFGTIDEDYYKWTQWIFLQIYNSWFDEEAPSPSRLSKGRARPIAELIRSLESGAIRVGPSGEIVREGLSGFAAPLEGGMNLGRSWHQLTQLERRLFIDNQRLAYLGEQTVNWCPKLGTVLANDEVIDGRSERGGYPVLRKPLKQWMFRITAYADRLLEQLGRLDWPSSTRIQQSEWIGRSTGAQVDFDIDVHSLSPQALSELKSAKADMPLSLTVYTTRPDTIFGATFMVIAPEHPLIDHVLRHPGAGADSAALAAYVQKARNTSDVDRMENKEKTGVFSGVYAINPLTDEKIPVWVADYVLMGYGTGAIMAVPAHDERDFEFAKQFNLPIVDVLYPRTALAMSYFCEHATEEERVENTWQPLLADFLGVVTGEEQDFAKAIAIVRSRRENPASNTHIDPASLDAIGMKSRGAIRITWLEAFESMDIASFAQLKHIFDRRGFQAWRGEAGVAPGIAVNSSRQEKDDLPAVSLDGCATDDAITRIIDWMEAAGVGTAQTRFKLRDWTFSRQRYWGEPFPIVFDEEGNHFPVSEKALPVILPPLNDYQPEESDDPQPLLAKARQWANTTAFAAGVDPNVLAPETPVRRETNTMPGSAGSSWYCVRYCDPKNTERLVGVDAERYWMGGQDKRLTGNSRGESENTLLGGVDLYIGGNEHAVGHLLYSRFWHNVLFDLGFLSTPEPFQKLFHQGLITSYAYQRADKTIVPVDEVKEVAEGKYVEITNNQPVTPIVTKMSKRYKNVVNPDDVIAEYGADTFRLYEMYMGPLEASKPWNTKDIPGLFRFLQRAWRVLIDEQSGQPRLAAQENPSLEKLLQRTIHKVGQDFERLSFNTAIASLIQLVNEAMIAAGEKGAGAFTKDQSRRVCIVLSPLAPHVAEEAWSRLGLTQSEGCVSTQKWPTVDARMLVDDSIEMPVQVQGKVRARITVPTGAEPKAVEAIALADEGVQKAIAGKPVKKIIVVPGKMVNVVV, from the coding sequence ATGAGCCAGCAAGCCGAAACTCCGACACGAGACGCGGAATTCCCGCATCGCTACAACGCCGCCTTCGCCGACGACATCGAGGCTCGCTGGCAGCAATATTGGGAAACGAACCACACATTCCGCCAACCCAACCCCGGAGAGGCGGGGTTCGATTCTTCCAGACCGAAGTTCTACTGCCTCGACATGTTTCCTTACCCGTCTGGCGCCGGGCTGCATGTCGGACACCCCGAGGGCTACACCGCCACCGACATCGTCTGCCGATTCAAGAAGCTCAACGGCTTCAACGTGCTCCACCCGATGGGCTGGGACGCCTTCGGGCTTCCCGCCGAGCAATACGCAATCCAGACCGGCGTGCACCCCGCGATCACGACCAAGAAGGCGATCGACAACTTCCGGCGCCAACTCAAGCGCTTCGGCTTCTGCTACGACTGGTCGCGCGAATTCGGAACGATCGACGAGGACTACTACAAGTGGACGCAGTGGATCTTTTTGCAGATCTACAACTCGTGGTTCGATGAAGAGGCGCCGTCTCCGAGCAGGCTCTCCAAGGGAAGAGCACGCCCGATCGCGGAATTGATCCGGTCGCTCGAGTCGGGTGCGATCCGCGTCGGTCCGAGCGGCGAGATCGTGCGTGAAGGTCTGTCCGGCTTCGCGGCCCCGCTCGAGGGCGGCATGAATCTCGGGCGCTCCTGGCACCAGCTCACGCAACTCGAGCGCCGCCTGTTCATCGACAACCAGCGTCTCGCGTATCTCGGCGAGCAGACCGTCAACTGGTGCCCGAAGCTCGGAACGGTGCTCGCGAACGACGAAGTGATCGACGGACGCTCCGAGCGGGGCGGATACCCCGTGCTCCGTAAGCCGCTCAAACAGTGGATGTTCCGCATCACGGCGTACGCGGATCGTCTGCTCGAGCAACTCGGCCGACTCGACTGGCCGTCTTCGACACGTATTCAGCAGTCGGAGTGGATCGGACGTTCGACCGGCGCACAGGTCGATTTCGATATCGATGTTCATTCGCTCTCGCCCCAGGCGCTGAGCGAGCTCAAGAGCGCGAAAGCCGACATGCCTCTTTCGCTCACGGTGTACACCACGCGCCCCGACACAATCTTCGGCGCGACGTTCATGGTGATCGCGCCGGAGCATCCGCTTATCGATCACGTGCTGCGCCATCCGGGCGCCGGAGCCGATAGCGCGGCGCTCGCGGCATACGTACAAAAAGCCCGCAACACCTCCGACGTCGATCGGATGGAAAACAAGGAGAAGACCGGCGTCTTCAGCGGCGTCTACGCGATCAATCCGCTCACAGATGAGAAGATCCCGGTCTGGGTCGCCGACTATGTGCTCATGGGATACGGAACCGGCGCGATCATGGCCGTACCGGCACACGACGAGCGCGATTTCGAATTCGCGAAACAATTCAATCTGCCGATCGTGGATGTGCTCTACCCGCGAACGGCGCTCGCGATGAGTTATTTTTGCGAACACGCGACCGAAGAAGAGCGAGTTGAAAACACGTGGCAGCCGCTGCTCGCGGATTTTCTCGGCGTCGTAACCGGCGAGGAGCAGGACTTCGCGAAGGCGATCGCGATCGTTCGCAGCCGACGCGAGAACCCGGCGTCGAATACCCACATCGATCCCGCGAGCCTCGACGCGATCGGCATGAAGTCGCGCGGCGCGATCCGTATCACCTGGCTCGAAGCATTCGAATCCATGGATATCGCGTCTTTCGCGCAGCTCAAACACATCTTCGACCGGCGCGGCTTCCAGGCCTGGCGCGGCGAGGCCGGTGTCGCGCCGGGGATCGCGGTCAACTCATCGCGGCAGGAGAAGGACGATCTGCCCGCGGTGTCACTGGACGGCTGCGCCACCGACGATGCAATCACACGCATCATCGATTGGATGGAAGCAGCCGGCGTCGGCACGGCGCAGACGCGGTTCAAGCTGCGCGACTGGACATTCAGCCGCCAACGCTACTGGGGCGAGCCGTTCCCGATTGTTTTCGATGAAGAAGGCAATCACTTCCCGGTGAGCGAAAAGGCGCTGCCGGTCATCCTGCCGCCATTGAACGATTACCAGCCCGAAGAATCCGACGATCCGCAGCCGCTGCTCGCCAAGGCACGGCAGTGGGCAAATACGACGGCGTTTGCCGCGGGAGTCGACCCGAATGTGCTCGCGCCCGAAACACCGGTGCGCCGCGAGACCAACACCATGCCCGGGAGCGCGGGCTCGAGCTGGTACTGCGTGCGCTACTGCGATCCGAAGAACACCGAGCGCCTCGTCGGCGTTGATGCCGAGCGCTACTGGATGGGTGGACAAGACAAGAGGCTCACGGGCAATTCGCGCGGCGAAAGCGAGAACACGTTGCTCGGGGGCGTCGATCTCTACATCGGCGGCAACGAACACGCCGTCGGACACCTGCTCTACTCACGCTTCTGGCACAACGTGCTCTTCGATCTCGGCTTTCTCAGCACGCCCGAACCGTTCCAGAAACTCTTCCACCAGGGTTTGATCACGAGCTACGCGTACCAGCGCGCCGACAAGACGATCGTCCCGGTTGACGAGGTGAAGGAAGTCGCTGAAGGCAAGTATGTCGAGATCACGAACAACCAGCCGGTGACACCGATCGTCACCAAGATGAGCAAGCGATACAAGAACGTCGTCAACCCCGACGACGTGATCGCCGAGTACGGCGCCGACACGTTCCGGCTCTACGAGATGTACATGGGGCCGCTCGAAGCGAGCAAACCGTGGAATACCAAGGACATTCCCGGCCTCTTCCGATTTCTGCAGCGCGCGTGGCGCGTGCTCATCGACGAGCAAAGCGGCCAGCCCCGGCTGGCGGCACAGGAGAATCCGTCGCTCGAGAAACTGCTGCAGCGCACGATTCACAAGGTCGGGCAGGATTTCGAGCGACTCTCGTTCAATACGGCGATCGCCTCGCTCATCCAGCTCGTGAACGAAGCGATGATCGCTGCCGGCGAAAAAGGCGCGGGCGCGTTCACGAAGGATCAGTCGCGCCGCGTGTGCATCGTGCTCTCGCCACTCGCGCCGCACGTCGCGGAAGAAGCCTGGTCGCGTCTGGGGCTGACACAATCCGAAGGATGCGTCAGCACCCAGAAATGGCCGACCGTGGACGCGCGCATGCTCGTCGATGACTCCATCGAAATGCCCGTTCAGGTGCAGGGAAAAGTCCGCGCTCGCATCACGGTCCCGACCGGGGCCGAGCCGAAAGCCGTCGAGGCGATCGCGCTCGCCGACGAGGGAGTGCAGAAGGCCATCGCAGGCAAGCCCGTGAAGAAGATCATCGTGGTGCCGGGGAAGATGGTGAACGTCGTCGTGTAG
- a CDS encoding ABC transporter ATP-binding protein produces the protein MDTAEVLAGAGAGENSLEVRDVCKSFGGLKAVQNFRLTLPPRGLYGLIGPNGAGKTTCFNLLTGVYSPDQGGVLIGGKSLIGLRPHQIAAAGLARTFQNIRLFGELSVLENVKLACHVRTTHSMAGAIVRSGWQRAEEGAIRERSLALLQVFGLLDRQDESARNLPYGDQRRLEIARALATGPRVLLLDEPAAGMNPQEKKDLRKLIREVRDIFRVSILLIEHDMGVVMDLCERITVLDYGIVIAEGPPAEIQKDPKVIEAYLGKE, from the coding sequence ATGGATACGGCAGAGGTGCTCGCGGGCGCGGGAGCGGGCGAGAACTCGCTCGAGGTTCGCGATGTCTGCAAGTCATTCGGCGGGCTAAAGGCCGTGCAGAATTTCCGCTTGACCCTGCCGCCGCGCGGGCTGTACGGGTTGATCGGGCCGAACGGCGCGGGCAAAACGACGTGTTTCAATCTTCTGACGGGCGTGTATTCGCCGGATCAGGGCGGCGTCTTGATCGGCGGGAAGTCGCTGATCGGGCTGCGTCCGCACCAGATTGCCGCGGCGGGTCTCGCACGAACCTTCCAGAACATCCGCCTCTTCGGCGAACTCTCGGTTCTTGAAAATGTGAAGCTGGCGTGCCACGTCCGGACGACGCACTCGATGGCGGGCGCGATCGTGCGCAGCGGTTGGCAACGCGCCGAAGAAGGGGCGATCCGTGAGCGGTCGCTCGCGCTGCTCCAGGTCTTCGGGCTGCTCGATCGGCAGGATGAATCGGCGCGGAATCTCCCGTACGGCGATCAGCGCCGGCTGGAGATCGCTCGAGCGCTGGCGACGGGTCCAAGGGTGCTATTGCTCGACGAGCCCGCGGCAGGAATGAACCCGCAGGAAAAAAAGGACTTGCGAAAGCTGATCCGGGAAGTGCGGGATATTTTCCGGGTTTCGATCCTGCTGATCGAGCACGACATGGGCGTCGTCATGGATTTGTGCGAACGGATCACCGTTCTGGATTACGGCATCGTGATCGCCGAAGGCCCACCGGCAGAAATCCAGAAAGACCCGAAAGTGATCGAGGCGTATCTAGGCAAGGAGTAG